The window TCACTNNNNNNNNNNNNNNNNNNNNNNNNNNNNNNNNNNNNNNNNNNNNNNNNNNNNNNNNNNNNNNNNNNNNNNNNNNNNNNNNNNNNNNNNNNNNNNNNNNNNCGGCGCCGCGGCGACCGCCGGCGGCACGGGGCGGGAGCGCGGCTGCGTGATGCCCTTCGCGCGCCGGTCGGGCACCGTGTCGAAGCCGGCGGCGATGACGGTGACCCGCACCTCGTCGCCGAGCGCGTCGTCGATCACGGCACCGAAGATGATGTTCGCCTCGGGGTGGGCGGCGTCGGCGACCAGCTCGGCGGCGGCGTTGATCTCGAACAGGCCGAGGTCGGACCCGCCGGAGATGTTGAGCAGCACGCCCTGCGCGCCGTCCATGCTGGCCTCGAGCAGCGGCGAGGCGATCGCCTGCTCGGCGGCGACGGTGGCCCGGTCGTCGCCGCGGGCGCGGCCGATGCCCATGAGCGCGCTGCCCGCGTGCGACATGACCGTCTTGACGTCGGCGAAGTCGAGGTTGATCAGGCCGGGCGTGGTGATCAGGTCGGTGATGCCCTGGACACCGGAGAGCAGGACCTGGTCGGCGCTGCGGAACGCGTCGAGCACGCTGATGTCGCGGTCGGTCATCGCCAGCAGCCGGTCGTTCGGGATGACGATGAGGGTGTCGACCTCGTTGCGCAGCGTGTCGATACCGGCGTCGGCCTGGTTCGCCCGGCGGCGGCCCTCGAAGGTGAACGGCCGGGTGACCACACCGATGGTGAGCGCGCCCAGCGAGCGGGCGACGTTGGCCACGACCGGCGCCCCGCCGGTGCCGGTGCCACCGCCCTCACCCGCCGTGACGAAGACCATGTCGGCCCCCTTGAGGACCTCCTCGATCTCCTCCCGGTGGTCCTCAGCCGCCTGCCGGCCGACCTCGGGGTCCGCGCCAGCGCCAAGGCCGCGGGTCAGCTCGCGGCCGACGTCCAGCTTCACGTCGGCGTCGCTCATCAGCAGCGCCTGCGCGTCGGTGTTGATGGCGATGAACTCGACGCCCTTGAGACCGACCTCGATCATGCGGTTCACGGCGTTGACGCCGCCACCGCCAATGCCGACAACCTTGATGACCGCTAGGTAGTTCTGCGGGGCAGCCATTGCGGGGTCGGTCCTCCAGCGGCGTCGGTGGGGCGGACAAAACCCGGCTCGCGCGGCATGACCGTGGGGACGGCGCCACCGGGACGAGACCGGAGAACTAGCCGCCGAGCTCCAACCTTCACCGTCCACTAGACGGTTAGAGTTATGTCAACTTGCGACTGTGGTTGGACAGTAGGCATGGCGTCCGCATGGGTCAAGGAACCTCCCGGCGCGTCAAGCGATGGAATTCGCCGTCCCGTTCGTCACACCCTCCACCGGCATAGCCGCCTCCCGCCTCGCCTCCCCACCCGTCCGCTTCCTCCCCCCTCACCAGCCTGGTGGCGGGAGTCCGGCGAGGTGTCCTTACCAGCCCTGGGCCGGGGGCCCATTCGGACCGGCCGCGGGTCCCGCCGGCGCATGCCAGGCCTTGCTCAGCCACACGGTGGGGGAGGATGGCGGCCGTGAGTTCGCGCGTGCACTTCCTTGGCATCGGCGGCTCGGGCCTCGCCCCGCTGGCCCGGATCGCGTTGGCCCGTGGCCACCTCGTCTCCGGCAGCGACCAGGAGCCCTCGGCCCGGGTCGAGGCGCTGCGGGCCCTGGGCGCCCGGGTGCGCACCGGCGCCGCGCCCGGCCCGGCGGCACTGGCCGCCGAGCTCGCCGGCGTGGACGTCGTCGTGGCCTCCAGCGCCCTGGGCGACGACCATCCGGAGGTCGCGGCCGCACGGGCCGCCGGCGTGCCGGTGCGCCGCCGCTCCGACTGGCTGCCCGAACTGACCGCCGGCTACCAGCTCGTCGCCGTCGCCGGCTCGCACGGCAAGACCACGACCTCGGCGATGCTCACCCTCGCGCTGCGCGCCGCGGGCGCCGACCCCACGGCGGTGATCGGCGCCGAGGTGCCGCAGCTCGGCGGCGGCGGCGCGCTGGTCGGTTCCGGCGAGCTGTTCGTGCTGGAGGCCGACGAGTACGGCGGCGCGTTCGGCGGACTGGACCCGGCGCTCGCCGTGGTCACGAACGTCGAGTGGGAGCACCCGGACCTGTTTCCCGACGAGGCGGCGGTGCGGGCGGTGTTCACCGCCTTCGCCGCCCGGATCCGTCCAGGCGGCGTGCTGGTGGCCTGCGGCGACGACCCAGGGGTGGCCGCCGTGCTCTCCACCCTCGCCGAACAGCCGGGCGGCGGGCCACGCGTCGTGCGCTACGGCCTCGGCGACGGCCTCACCTGGCGCGCGGCGGACGTCACGACCGTCGATGGCACCACCGGTGGGTCGGCGGGCAGCCAGGAGCTGAGCGGGATCCCCGGGGACGCACCGGCCGTCGTGACGCGGGCCACCGTGCTGCGCGACGGGGAGCCGGTCGGCACGCTGCGCCTGGCGTTGCCGGGCCGGCACACGGTCCTCAACGCGCTCGCGGTGCTCGCCGTCACCAGCGAGCTCGGAATGCCCGTCGAGGCGGCGCTGTCGGCGCTGGCCGGCTACACCGGCGCCGCCCGGCGCTTCCAGCACGTCGGCTCCGCCGACCTGGTGAGCGCCGGCGGCTCGGTAGAGGTGATCGACGACTACGCCCACCACCCGACCGAGATCCGCGTGACGCTCGCCGCCGCCCGGCAGAAGGCCGCCGGCCGGGAGGTCTGGGCGGTCATCCAGCCGCACACCTACAGCCGGCTCGCGGCGCTGCTGGACGACTTCGCCGTCTCCTTCGGCGACGCCGACCGGCTCTACGTCACCGACATCTACGCCGCCAGGGAGCACGACGACCTCGGCCTGCACGCCACGGACCTCGCCAAGCGGGTGCGCTCCCCCGCCGAGACGAGCTACGTCGGCTGGGGCGAGCTGCCCGAACGCCTC of the Pseudofrankia saprophytica genome contains:
- the ftsZ gene encoding cell division protein FtsZ; its protein translation is MAAPQNYLAVIKVVGIGGGGVNAVNRMIEVGLKGVEFIAINTDAQALLMSDADVKLDVGRELTRGLGAGADPEVGRQAAEDHREEIEEVLKGADMVFVTAGEGGGTGTGGAPVVANVARSLGALTIGVVTRPFTFEGRRRANQADAGIDTLRNEVDTLIVIPNDRLLAMTDRDISVLDAFRSADQVLLSGVQGITDLITTPGLINLDFADVKTVMSHAGSALMGIGRARGDDRATVAAEQAIASPLLEASMDGAQGVLLNISGGSDLGLFEINAAAELVADAAHPEANIIFGAVIDDALGDEVRVTVIAAGFDTVPDRRAKGITQPRSRPVPPAVAAAP
- the murC gene encoding UDP-N-acetylmuramate--L-alanine ligase; protein product: MAAVSSRVHFLGIGGSGLAPLARIALARGHLVSGSDQEPSARVEALRALGARVRTGAAPGPAALAAELAGVDVVVASSALGDDHPEVAAARAAGVPVRRRSDWLPELTAGYQLVAVAGSHGKTTTSAMLTLALRAAGADPTAVIGAEVPQLGGGGALVGSGELFVLEADEYGGAFGGLDPALAVVTNVEWEHPDLFPDEAAVRAVFTAFAARIRPGGVLVACGDDPGVAAVLSTLAEQPGGGPRVVRYGLGDGLTWRAADVTTVDGTTGGSAGSQELSGIPGDAPAVVTRATVLRDGEPVGTLRLALPGRHTVLNALAVLAVTSELGMPVEAALSALAGYTGAARRFQHVGSADLVSAGGSVEVIDDYAHHPTEIRVTLAAARQKAAGREVWAVIQPHTYSRLAALLDDFAVSFGDADRLYVTDIYAAREHDDLGLHATDLAKRVRSPAETSYVGWGELPERLAADLPGHDVLLLTLGAGTITELGPRLLALVTAAT